ATTTTCGCGCATCGGGCTGCTCACGATTGCACCCGGACATATAAGCTCAATCAATGACAGAGTTAGCGGTTACAAACAGGCGCTGACTAAACATGGAATTGTGTTTGATCCTGATCTGGTAAGGGAAATCTCCTTTGACCGTCTGAATCAAGAAGTGGCCGGCGCCATTCATTCACTGCTTAGTCTTACCAAAAAAGCTGATGCAATTTTTGCGCTCAATAACCATATCGCTGTAGCCTGTCTGGAAAGTCTGTCAGAACTTGGGATTTCGATTCCTGAAGAAGTAGCGCTGGTGAGTTTTGACGATGAAAACCTCTTCCGTTTTTGCCAGCCGCCGATTACGGCTATTTCACAACCGGTAAAAGAGATGGGTAAAAAAGCATTTGAAATTCTGAATCAGGAGATAAACCAAAAAGAATCTACGGAAAACAACCACCAGATTGTTCTTCCCACCAGATTGGAAGTTCGTAACAGCATTAAATAACCCGCGCATCTGGTTTGCAGAGACTGGTTGCCACAATTGTTAAAGTGAAAAACCTATGCCCAACAGAAGATCATTTATCAAACTATCAGCCCTTGGGGCAGCTTTTTCGGGGAGTATTTTGCAGGCATGTGCTGAGTCTCCGACTGCGAAAACGGTTACCAAGCCGATCGTTATCTCTACATGGAGGCATGGATTGGGAGCCAATGAGGCTGCCTGGCAGATACTCTCGAAAGGAGGCAGAGCCCTCGACGCCGTCGAGGCCGGAGTCAGAATTCCTGAATCTGATCCCAACGAACGCTCCGTCGGATTTGGCGGCAGGCCTGACCGCGACGGGATCGTTTCGCTTGATGCCTGCATCATGGACGAAAAAGGGGACTGCGGCTCTGTCGCTTTCCTCCAGAATATCAAAAACCCGATCTCCGTAGCCCGGCTTGTCATGGAAAAAACGCCTCATGTGATGATCGTCGGCGAAGGTGCACTTCAATTTGCCCTCGCAAATGGTTTTCAGGAGGAAAACCTTCTCACGCCTGAATCTGAGGCAGAATGGAAAGAATGGAAAGCCAAACAAGAAGAAACCCGCCCGCCAGAGATTAATGTAGAAAATCATGATACCATTGGCATGGTTGCACTTGATGAGCATGGCAATCTTTCGGGTGCTTGCACCACCAGCGGTGCAGCGTTTAAATACCACGGAAGAGTAGGTGATTCGCCCATTATTGGGGCTGGTCTGTATGTCGATAATGAGGTCGGGGCAGCGACAGCAACAGGTTGGGGCGAGGCGGTAATCCGGGCGGTAGGGTGTTTTCTGGTGGTAGAACTTATGCGCCAGGGAAACAGCCCGGAAGAAGCCTGCCGACTGGCTGTCGAACGTGTGATTAGCAAAAATCCAGACTGGAAGGATATCCAGGTTGGCTTTCTCGCGCTCAACAAAAACGGCGAACATGGCAGCTACTGCATTGCCCCGGGGTTTGACTATGCCGTCTATTCTCCCGAAATCCCCAACGAAATGATCAAAGCAAAAAGTAAATTGTCTTAATCTATTTTACCATGCCTCTTCATACCCTGGAAATATGTATCGACTCCATCGCCTCTGCGATTGCTGCTCAAAAAGGTGGTGCTCACCGTGTAGAATTGTGCGACAATCTCGTAGAAGGCGGAACTACGCCCAGTATGGGGATGATTGATTTGTGCAAACAAAAAGTTTCCCTCGGTATTATGGTGATGATAAGGCCCCGGGGGGGCGACTTTCTGTATGATGATGAAGAATTTGAGGTAATGGCAAATGATATTCTGTATGCCAAAAATGCTGGTGTTCAGGGAGTAGTACTGGGGATGCTTTTGCCTGATGGCCGTGTCGATAAACCCCGGTTGGAGCAGCTGATCCGTATCGCCAGACCCATGGAAGTAACTTTCCACCGGGCGTTTGATATGACCCCTGACCCATTCCGTGCACTCGATGACCTTATCGACCTGGGGATTGACAGGCTGCTTACTTCCGGGCAGGAAGCTGAAGCGGTCGCCGGGATTGAGCTGATTGCCCGTCTGGTTGAACGAGCCGGTAATAAAATAAGCATTATGCCAGGTGGCGGGATCAATGAGTCAAATATCCACCGCATTATCTCCGCAACCGGCGTAACGGAATGTCATTCGACCGCTAAAGATCGGGTCGCCAGCCAGATGAATTATCAAAACCCTAAAGTATATATGGGTAGCCCTGGTTCTGCAGAATATGAGCGGTGGATCGTCAGTGAGTCCAGAGTGAAATCGTTGCT
The DNA window shown above is from Bacteroidia bacterium and carries:
- a CDS encoding copper homeostasis protein CutC, translating into MPLHTLEICIDSIASAIAAQKGGAHRVELCDNLVEGGTTPSMGMIDLCKQKVSLGIMVMIRPRGGDFLYDDEEFEVMANDILYAKNAGVQGVVLGMLLPDGRVDKPRLEQLIRIARPMEVTFHRAFDMTPDPFRALDDLIDLGIDRLLTSGQEAEAVAGIELIARLVERAGNKISIMPGGGINESNIHRIISATGVTECHSTAKDRVASQMNYQNPKVYMGSPGSAEYERWIVSESRVKSLLSNAKE
- a CDS encoding N(4)-(beta-N-acetylglucosaminyl)-L-asparaginase, with translation MPNRRSFIKLSALGAAFSGSILQACAESPTAKTVTKPIVISTWRHGLGANEAAWQILSKGGRALDAVEAGVRIPESDPNERSVGFGGRPDRDGIVSLDACIMDEKGDCGSVAFLQNIKNPISVARLVMEKTPHVMIVGEGALQFALANGFQEENLLTPESEAEWKEWKAKQEETRPPEINVENHDTIGMVALDEHGNLSGACTTSGAAFKYHGRVGDSPIIGAGLYVDNEVGAATATGWGEAVIRAVGCFLVVELMRQGNSPEEACRLAVERVISKNPDWKDIQVGFLALNKNGEHGSYCIAPGFDYAVYSPEIPNEMIKAKSKLS